The Terriglobia bacterium genome includes the window CCAGCTCTCCGGTGGCCGCCCCCTTCGCGTTCCACTTGAGGTAGGCGGGGCTCGCGATCGGCTTGCCGTTCTCGTAGACGCGGAAGAGCGCCATGTCCAGGTCGTAGCGCGGGTAGGTGAAGTTGTCCGGGTCGCCGCCGAAGAACGCGATCCTCCTCTCGGGCGCGAACACGAGGCGGATGTCGGTGTACTTCTTGTAGCGGTAGAGCCAGTACTCGCCGCCCTCGTAAAGGCTCACCACGTCGGACCGGAGGCCGGTGGCGTCGAGGCTCTCCTTCTCGATTCTAGCCGTCACCGCCTTGCGCGCGTCGTTGGCCTCCTTCTCGCCGACCCCCGGCGGGATCGCCGCGGCCACCTTCGCGGTCACGTCCTCCATCGACATGAGCACGTTCAGCTCCAGATCGGGGCACTTCATCTCCTCGGAAGGGCTGCGAGATAGGAATCCCTTCTCGAGGTAGTCCTTCTCCGGGGTCGAGACCTTCTGTAGCTGCCCACTGGCGACGTGGTGATTGGTGAGCACCAGGCCGTTCGGGCTGACGAAGGAGCCGGAACCCCCGTCGTTGAATCGCACCGACGCGAGCCGAAGGTGCTCGAGCCACTGCTTCGTGGGCTCGAAGCCGTATTGCTCCTTGAGCGGCTTCAGGGGCGGATTGTCGAAGGTCCACATGCCTTCGTCCGCGCCCGCCGCCGTCGAGAGGGCCAGAGCGACCGCCGGGAGAAGGAGCCACCCGCCCGTCCGCTTCGCGAGACCGCATGATCCGCGCACGCCGAACCTCCTGCTCGGGCCCGTCGTCCGGGGCCCGGCGCGGGATGGTACAACACCTCGGGATGCGCGCCAGCGGCGGGCGATTCCTCCGGGTCTCAGCCCGCCGCCCGCCCGGTGACCTCGAGGAAGAGCGTGAGCTGGTCGCGCAGGTGGCGGGTCAGCAGGAAGTGATGCCGCACGAGCTCCCGCCCGCGCGCGCCCATCTCCTCGGCGAGGCCCGGCCGGTTGAGGAGGTACCGGAGCCGGTACGCGAGCCCCTCCGGGGAATGCACCAGGAAGCCCGTCATGTGGTCGTAGACCTGGACTTTGATGCCGCCCGCGGCCCCTCCGATGACGGGACGCCCCTTCCAGAGCCCCTCGGTCACGGTCAGTCCGAACCCCTCGCGGGTAGACTTCTGGACGATGATCGTCGCCGCACGCTGGAGCGCGTTGATCTCGCGGTCGCTCTCCGGCGGCAGCTCGAGGATCGTGACGTCGGGATCGTCACCGACCTCGTCGATCACCTCCCCCAGCACCTGGGCGCCCTCGGGGTCATCGGCCGCGCCGCCTCCCGCGAGCACCAGCCGGCAGTCGTCCCTGCGGCGGACCATCCGGAAGGCCCGGACGACGCCCACCGGGTCCTTGAACCGGTCGAACCGGGAGACCTGCACGATCAGCGGGCGCGACCGGTCGAGGCCGAAGCGGGCCAGGACCTGGTCGACCTCGCCCTCCTCCATGTCCCGGTTCTTCGGGGCGAGAGGATCGATGGACGGCGCGATCACGTACTGGGGGTGCGGGAGGTTCTGGGCGAACGCGGGCATGGAGAAGACGCTCGCGTCGAACCGGCTGATGAACCCACGCAGAAAGCGCCAGACGCTCCGGTGCGGGCGGGAGGCGTCGATGTGGCAGCGCCAGACCCAGGGACACGTCCGGGTCGCGTGATCGATGAGCGCCGCGGGCTGCGGATCGTGGATCACCACGACGTCGGCGTCGAAATCGAGCCTCCCGGCGTTCCTCCGGTTGGTCTCGAGGTAGGCGGCCCGCAGGGCCGGCGTCAGGTCGCGGGGGGCGCCCTGGAGTGCGTTGTGCATCGTCTTCGTCGCCTCGAAGAACTCCGGCGTCCCCTCGACGATCTCCCACCGGATCGCGATGCCCAGCTCGCCGAAGAGCGGCACGTGGCGGTTCAACATCTCCGCCACGCCTCCACCCACGCGGGTCGAGTTCACCACGACGACCTTGAGCCCCTCGAGGCGCCGCGCCAGCCGCCTGAGGTTGTCGATCCGCTCGCGCCCGACGATCGGCGCGTAGTCGCTCAGGCCGGGCGCGCTCACGGCTCCCCCCCAGGCCGCTCCTGGTCGAAGAGCGCGACGATCCGCGCGCGCAGGTCGTCGAGGGAGTAGAAGTAGAAGTCGATCCGGCGGAGGCGCTCGACGATCGGGAGGGGACCGAATTGCCCCTCGATCCACCGGGAGAAGTCGTCCGACTCTTCGCCGGGAACGCGCAGCCGCGCCTCGTGGAAGTGATAGTAGATCGAGCTGAGCGGCAGGGAGGCCAGCGCGTCCCTCATCTCGGCGAGGGAGGAGACCTCGCGATCGCCGGGGTACGCCTGGAAGCGGCCGCTCGCGAAGTGGAACTCGAACCCGGGGCGGACCCACGGCACCCTGGCCAGGCCGTCCAGATGGTCCTCGATGAGGTCCACGATCGAGTCGCGGGTCTCCTCGAAGCTCCGGTGGGCGTAAGGGTCGAGCGCCGCGAGCTTCTCGGCGAGCGCCAGGTCCTCCAGCGAGTGGGCGGCCCACTGCGCGAAGTCGTTCGGGTAGTCCCAGACACCGAACCGGTGGCTGAGCGGCGTCCGGTGGAGGTGGTGGTGGATCGCCTCGGACGGCACGATGCGGAGCAGGTCGGCCAGCTCCTTGAGGTTCGCCGCACGGAGGCCCGTCGGCATCACGAGGCCCTCGTAATCCACGAACCGGAACGGCACGGCCGACCGCGCGTGAAAGACGTCTTGCGAAGTCATCGCTCGCCCCTCGACGCCTCCACCACCTGTTCCAGGAAACGCAGGACCGCCCGCGGCGACGGGAGCCGGCGGGTCGCGTGGGTCGCG containing:
- a CDS encoding DUF5752 family protein, with the translated sequence MTSQDVFHARSAVPFRFVDYEGLVMPTGLRAANLKELADLLRIVPSEAIHHHLHRTPLSHRFGVWDYPNDFAQWAAHSLEDLALAEKLAALDPYAHRSFEETRDSIVDLIEDHLDGLARVPWVRPGFEFHFASGRFQAYPGDREVSSLAEMRDALASLPLSSIYYHFHEARLRVPGEESDDFSRWIEGQFGPLPIVERLRRIDFYFYSLDDLRARIVALFDQERPGGEP
- a CDS encoding glycosyltransferase codes for the protein MSDYAPIVGRERIDNLRRLARRLEGLKVVVVNSTRVGGGVAEMLNRHVPLFGELGIAIRWEIVEGTPEFFEATKTMHNALQGAPRDLTPALRAAYLETNRRNAGRLDFDADVVVIHDPQPAALIDHATRTCPWVWRCHIDASRPHRSVWRFLRGFISRFDASVFSMPAFAQNLPHPQYVIAPSIDPLAPKNRDMEEGEVDQVLARFGLDRSRPLIVQVSRFDRFKDPVGVVRAFRMVRRRDDCRLVLAGGGAADDPEGAQVLGEVIDEVGDDPDVTILELPPESDREINALQRAATIIVQKSTREGFGLTVTEGLWKGRPVIGGAAGGIKVQVYDHMTGFLVHSPEGLAYRLRYLLNRPGLAEEMGARGRELVRHHFLLTRHLRDQLTLFLEVTGRAAG